The genomic region CATGAgatggcagggctgctgtcatccGTCATGTCCtgaagggctgcagagagagaaacagaggcacagtcaggggctggatctgcggggagctgggcagagcctccAGCCTCGTCCGTGCCACGCAGCTGCTGGCACGgcctggaggaagcaggagcCAAGAAGGacgagctggcagctgctggccaggaatgTCCCGCAGGCCCCTGCAAGGTGTCTGCGCTGTGGCCCCGCTGCCCTTGGGGCGCGCAGGGAGCGGAGCCGTCGGCGGGCGGGCCAGGGAACGCAGCTGCCAGCGGCAGCCCCCGCCGAGAGCCCGCGGGCCTCACTCACCGCTGCAGATGATGCGGAAGTGCGGCTGCTGCCCTGTCAGGTAGCGCCCGGCcatccctggggagcacagagcgTGTCCTGCCTTCAGAGGCACAGCTGCCGCCCAcgggcgctgccagccctgaggcCACACGccctgctggcccggcagggctcagccggGCCCCTggcgcacgctgccgccccagggcacggctgccagagggcggcagcagcaatgcccaggccagcgGGGGCTGCCCATGCCCGCGCCCGGATCCTGCTGCCGGcacagcaggcggggccggggccgagctgcggcaatggggcgggccggggagggagccgggcTTGgcgctcacccatgaacctgacggccgcctctcgcaggggctcctgtgcgCTCCGCAGGTAGGGCAGGGCcgggcgcaggtgctcggccgctcggctcctgtcctctgccagctgcagagagcggcagggcACGGAGGGAAAGGGTTGAtgcaggccctgccctgggccgggcgctccCCACGGCCGGcgctgctccccctgcccacagagccccgaggcccgggcagcagccgcagGCGCCGGACTCGGCACGGGGCACAGGGCCCGgcgagccgcggtgccgccccgcagcagagcccggctgGCTCGGGGCTCCGTCGGcagcggccttggggccagaggagcctggagcagagcccgcacGGCCCAGGGAAGGGAGCGGCGTGTGGGGCGCAGGTCGGTGCCCCTGCGTGCGGCACTGGGCaggggccacagctgccagccccacagactGGGCGCCgtgggcaggcggctgctgcaggGATTGGGCTGGGCATtccaggctgtccttaccaagCACTCAGCAAATCTCCACATTTGATccgtctgcagcagctgcttgagaTCCTTCCTCTTCAGGAAGCTCACTGCagaaagcagcgtttcccgagaggcctgcagagcagcagagagccagagaTGGCaccgcagcccagggcacaggagccgcATCTCTGAGCCAGGGCCGTGAGGAGGCTGGAGCCCGTCAGGTGCCAGGGGGTGGGGAGACAGCTGAGCCCCCTcccatggggacacccaggaggcctcacctgtgccacacacGGGttctcatcgtggcagtggaagaagagtgggagcaggctctggctcacaGGCTTCTTCAGGGGCTTTTCTCCCTTTGCCACTACCAAGGCAATCACGTCTTGGAAGAGGcgaatggagagcagctgcacaagGCTGTTGTCCTGTTGGAAAGGAAGCCAAAGCCCTCCACGTCCGCTGCTCCAGgcccccctgtgcccaggcCCAAGGCAGCACCCAAGTGCCcgtggctgggggcacagagcctcacATTGTCAAAGAGGTGCcagagcgcctcagccagctgcagggcgatggggctGGCTATTGCCAGGTCttcctgcagcatcaggaggATGAGCACAATGAGGGTCTTCTCCACGATGTCTTCATCCCTATCCCACAGTAGCTTCACAAGGTTTTCGCTCAGGCTGTACATGCTCGGATCCTGTGTGCAAAACAAGGCTGGGCAAccccacgctgctgctgctggtgctgcagggctcagaggccgaaggcctgtcccaaagcactcaggcagctgaacagcgagcctggagagctgggagcagctgccacagctgccaaagcccagctgagcccaaGGGCCTGCttgccccagccccacgctgccagcacagcttcagctgTTGCCTCCTTCTCACCATCGAGGTGAGCACCACGAGGCCTCGGAGCGCCACGCGACGCATCTGCCTGGactggctctgcaggtgcctTGTCAGGATCTCCAGGACTTGTTCAGAGCATTGGCTCAAGTCCAGGCAATCCAGGAGCTgcaaggcacagagcaggcacagaggtgcccagctggcaggagctcagaAGTGCACAGGGCCgagccaaggcagcagcacagggcacgggcagcgtcccaggcagctgcggctacgagagggcagaggggtgggaggcagctgagccaggcagcgctggccatggGGCTCACCTCCACCAGGAAGGCCAGGGCGGGCAGTTCCCAGTCTGAAACGCCTTGGCTGAGCAGCTCAAAGAGGCCGGATGCCATGCTGCAGCACAAGATCATGGAGACACagcgcatctccctggcagtgAGAAAAAGGCACCAttgctcctgggccgggcgggcaaacctctcccagggctgcctggcagagctctggtctGCTCCCGAGCTCCCCGGGGACGCTTTGGGAGGCGGCTGTTCccgggcaccctcctctgccggCCTTTCCCAGTCTGCTCATCCCTCCCTTGGTGACAAGGCCCTGCCGCCCATGAGCacggggactgtgtggggcGTTGCGGGCACAAAGGAGAGGGGCGGTGGGGAGAACaaggtctcacctggccagcagacccactgcacagtggtgggtgtcggcacggagcagcgtgtcccaggcacgtTTGCGCTCCATGGACAGCACCACGTGCTCATAGCgcatttggcagagcagggccttcagggtctgcagcgcaaagctgtgtgcagggcaaaggccaggtcacgctgggagccctggctccagccctggggcatGGGAGGGACGGGGAGACTGGGAGGACTGGCacggagcacctgttggggttGGCGGAGAGGCCGTGTTGCTcctggcatccctgccagaAGGTCTCAACCTCTTCTGGCATCTCCTGCATGCTGATGTAagcttggaagagcagatgcagaaagagacTGGGGAAATACTCCAGCACGACAGGTGAGCGCCAGGCCAGATTGAAGATTTTCCACGATGCCACGGTTCCctgcaagaaataaaacagcCAGAGACAACGCTCAGTGCCAACACATCCACGTGGCAGGGACTGAGCGTGCAAGGGAGAGGTCGAGGGAGACACGGGGGGAGCAGGCAGCCTGGtgcccctgagccctgccccTAAGGCAGGATTCAGCCCAGTGCCTGAGGCAGGGATATGCAGCTGGggggagcacagagagctggctgctccagaggcagcctgggggctggcaaaggccagcaccaaaaactcacagccagggcaaagactcCTGCGTCGCCCCCATCAGAGGTGTACACGCTGTGCACGGGCCAGGCGCTCAGCAcatggaggagcagctgcagcgccgGCTCCGCAGTCCTGCTCGAGGACATGATGGTTCCCCACATGGTggcggcagctctgtggggtcagagctctgtgtcagggcGGGCTCGGCCACAGCgccgtggcctgggcagctgcagggccccgtcctggccctcagccctgcctctgcccactgcccctgGCCGGCAGCGGCCAGCCAGCCCACGTGGGTACAGGCCccgaggggcagggagggagcgtGGCACCAGGCTCAGGAGCTGACATGGCAGCACTGGAAAACAGAGGAGCCAGAGGATCCTGGAACTGCCCGCCTgtctggcagccagcagggacaggctctACAGGGTGACGGGCTGGTGAAGCCTAAGCCCTCAAGGCACGTGGGGCTGCCCTACCTGTCACACGATGGGGCCCAGCGCAAGAGGGTGATCAGCACGTCACAGGGGTGTTCCTGGgtcagctccagaagggccttgtccagcctgtgcccagcagacTCATTGGCCGtcagccactggtggatgaacctcaccatggcgggcacctgcagAGGGCACGGGGAGACTcgcagagctgccagagcagcaaCTTCCCctgagaagtgcttcccttccaacCGCACTGGGCTGGGCCTCAGAGGCCGAGGGAGCCCGGCAGAGCCGGCTGGAGGTGCCACACCACTGTTGGGGCCATTGAGCCCTtgcccaggctgcttacttgcgtTGGATTGGAGACACCCTTCTCCACAAGCAAATCCAGCATGGCAGCACCGGTCTCGGCATCGAGGAACGGAAGCTTGGCCAAGACACCCGTGCCCACACCAGCGGTCTCTTCCTGCCAAGGGCACGTGATGAATTCACAGAGGGTCTGGGGGAGAAGGGCAGCGAGAGAGGGAGAATCCATGGAGTGCTCCAAGCCTGGTGCTtggctgagcagtgccagcaggcccagcccaggtggggatggccgcAGGTACCTGCGCCGTTCTGCCCAAGCGGCCACGGGCATCTTCCTGTTCTTGTGTCCCGTCCttggctgcatctggcaaagagcgagctcagccagagctgaggggctgtgggagaggccagagaacagcccagccctgagctccccaggcagggagagcctcgGGATGCCCCGGGGGATGGAGCGCGGctgccaggtgctccagcccagcttctgTCCTATCCATGGATATgtccacagggatgggatgggatgggatgggatgggatgggatgggatgggatgggatgggatgggatgggatgggatgggatggggcggggccaagctggctacaggcaccagccctgtggcccagctctgacactcacgatcctgcagcagctggaactgctccagttcttcaggctgctgtgctgaggtagctccagcctcttcctcctccagccaggccagcttgggcacgctgggggctctctgctccatgtcactCTTTGCAGTTAGAAGAGCTTGCTGAAGCAGAGAGGCCTTGGAAGGGCTGAAGATGAGCAAGTGCTGCAGTTGTGCCCTGAAGGCACCTGCACCAGaggagcctcaggaaggctacaggacaggaAGTCCTGCAGTCTGTCCTcgagggcagcagcaagagagaaGTCTCAAGAAGGAAATAGGACTGCAAGTCTGCAGTCTGTCCTCGAGGGCACCGGCCGCAGCGATGGCAGACGCTTGGGAAATATTCCACGTCCCCGAGTCCCGCAGCCTGGCCTCGAGGTCACCTGCACAGGGAatgcctcggaaaagctccgggtcaGCAAGGAACGAGCTGGCTGTgcaggggctcctcacagccttgctctgtcccgtcctgtcccgtcgcgtgcaccgagcactgtggcgtgcccGTGGCGCCGCCAGCACCTACGTCacagcgtgtcacaaagggtcACCCTTGCACACTCTGTCCCTTTCCATCCCACGGTGACCACGGTGCGCTGTGTGACAGAGAGCCCCAGGACACACCTCCacgtgccctggggacacccccaccccacccaaaCTGCCCCAGCTTGCAGGCAAGACCTTGCCCCAAGTGTTGaagacacagcccagcaggaacTTTAGCAAGGGCCCAaaaaagaagcagctgctcctctgctctgcctgctcagggcagcagaatgaGCCCCCACGGCTGCCAgcgcagcagagcaggaagggcaCCGGGGCCTTCCACAGGCCCTGCCACGGCCTCTTTGGGACCAGTCCCGGTGCTGGGTGGCCGGCACACTCTCAGTGGCATGACACAGACACAGGACGTGTGGCCCAGAGCTCCAATGCTGCTCTGTACCCTGGGCagcgctggcagcagcagctgtggaagagtCCTTGCCAAAGGAGATTTGCCATGCCCAAGGCCTGCCAATGCTGGTGCCTCTCTCCTGCCACAGAGACCTGTGGCCCCGGGGGACATCTCTGCCAGAGGACAGCCAAAGCCAGCGTGCCTTGGTGTCTATGTgatcttttctgcaggtggctgttggcaggagcacctggagcaattGGTGGCCACACTTGGTATCTGTCAGAAGGCAGAGGCTGTTGTCCcttcctggaatgatttttgcTTAAAAGTGATTATCTGCAGCACAAAACCACCATCCACTATTGACTTTCACAGGACAATGCCATTCTTACAGAGATACTGTCAAATTGTCTTGTGTGCTTCTGGCTGCTTTTCTTGCTCTCTGGATGAAAACATCAGCCCAGCGTCTGATGGCCAATGCTGCGGGTGCTGCCCGtctggctgtggccagcagctcgTGCCCAAACACAAGCGGGTGCCTTCTGGGCAAGGGGATGGACTGGCACCagcagccattttccctggtgtCACGGTTTGatgctggcacaatgccagtgcccccatgaaaatacattctccctggtgtctgctgtgagatgtgaccaggaacaGAGTgaagcaggctccagctgcggaatacaaagaaaaaaaatctttcttaacttacaatatataaaagaaacacacagaaataatgaaaacattccAAACATTTCTCCTCCCCCCAAACAAATTCCCAATACATCACAGTAAGGCAAAACCTTGGACTCGCAATTCAGTTGCCACCCCTCCGGTCACCAACTGTCAGTCCATCACCACCCCTCAGATAATCAactctcagttcatcaaggagagaggagtccctcttgtGCCACAGGCTCCCCcaggaaacacagttgaaaccTCTTGTGTTTCCCTGTCACACGTGGCACCGCCCGGAGATCATTTCCcatggtgacatcttccttccatgcccagtgctctcaccactgcacacgcaccagagctgcttctggggttccccttttaaggatgctttgcccaGTTCCAAAATTGAGCACAGACTCTCACTTTTGGGACACCTGTTCCTCCCaaattcaccccctggggccgagggttCTCAAGAACAAAGATCTTCTTCCTCACTGAAGGCAGAGGGCACCACCACCCTCCTCATCCATCTCTGTTCATGCCACTCCTTCACATCACATCACTGCACTCTCTTGGCTCcgagccattgcctccccctaaatgcagtctctgtgccacaggaaaaatggttctgtccatggctatgcaagaaaagtccagccaaaggccaaTCCATCATTTCCTCCTGTGTAAGATTCTTCTCAACTTCTCTTGTGGCCCATCTCCTCTTATCTCATCcctatctctcttctcattcaactccaggaggatcagcatttgtaaggtttccatcatccaagaaaagggttaaaatctcgggctctgcctgcccagaactcccacgctggccctgcccTCTGCACCCCTTCTCCTCGGCTGTGCTGCCAGCGCATgatatcaaatttcaaggtggcacaggcacagacactggctctctctctctctctgaccgctgcccgatgcctctcagtgctcctccacccttccatcgtGCAGGGGCCTTCACCTCCCTTAGTTGTCCAAGGCCCGGCTCCCCTCACCCGgccgcatggcttcccctcctGCACCCAGCCCgcagccgggcagggcagctctgaaccTTTCACCCACGGAAccaagagagcttcccctgggagttctctgcttttaaccccctgtgtgctcagaggtgaatcCATGTCCTCAGGGGCCACACATGTCCAAGGTGCCattattcaaatctgagcactgattggtttgaccacagcatcccaaaaatctcacttccttttcaaactaggacagggaggaggaatgtttttaGGAGGTTTTTATTCTGAGTTCTGTGTGTTCCTTTTATATATCATAAGTttataaagtttttttttcttttattcctgaACTGGAGCATGATTTGCTGTATTTCTTATCACATCTCACagtggacactggggacaatggattttcatgggggcactggcattacACCAGCGTCAAACCAGGATGCCCACTCCGCTTTAGAAACACAATTTTATTAATGAGGGGTCAAGAAAATTACTAACaactattaaaattattataaaacatgcatttaaattttaaaaatattccattATATTTTAAAGAGttagaaaaaattgaaaatcatactaaattattttaaaatattatttagagATTCTTAACAAGGGCTGAgctcccactccctgctcacTGTGGGATGTGGGGAGGGGGCGATGCTgacggggctgggggggagctgcagctccgGGGGGGCGGGGAAATTGCGCGgttctggtgctgctgctgctgctgctactggtcttcctcctgctcctcctcctcccgctccCCCCGGGGCTAGCCCCCACCCTTTGTCCCCCTCCCTTTGCCCAAATCCGTCCCATCGCCCCCCAATAAACGGCCCCGGGCCCAACTGGGAAGctttactgggagcactgggagcaggaacTGGGCGGGGGCAGAGCATCAGCGGGActggggggacacgggacccccccaaaatcagcgGAGCGGGGACGGAGGGGGGGTCCCGGCCGGGCCTGAGCCCACGGGGAGGGGCTGCGGTCGCCGctggctcaggagctctgtgggcagagaaaagggggtgacACCGGGCTGGGGGCCCCGGCGGGAGCGCACACGCTCCGCCACGGCGGGGACGCCACCCCCGGCACCGGCCCTGACCTTCTTGCGCAGGGAGAAGCCGAGCCCCAGCACCGGGAAGACCAAGCCCAGGACGAAGCCCCGAATCCCCATCAATATCTTGATGCGGGCGGCGTCCGGCGGCATCTCTGGGGGGTCcgcagggctcagccccccaaaacctctcacCGACACCGCGAGCCTCTCCCAGCGCCCCCTCCAGGCtcattccagtccctcccactCGCATCCAGCATCCTCCAAACCCCCTGCCCTTTGCACCCAGCGCCCACAAACTCCCTCCCAGGCAcacccagcacccccaaagtcgctcccagtgcccaccaggacccccccagccccaccccaccctccccagcatcccccaaacccctgcccagcccttgtccagcccccagcccctctcccagctccagcctggctctctccagctccctcccagtgcctcccagcacagcccagtggctCCGCCAGCGCCCCCAGGGGCTCCCCCGTACCCCAGTGCCgcctcaggggctgctccaggctgacgcgctccacctggcagctgtagctGAGCCCGCGCCGGGTGGGggtttccagcagcaccagcagctggtagGTCCAGTCCTCGTTGGGAGCCACGTCGGTGGCCACCACGTGCTCCgagagctcctgctggccctggaaccacctcacctggatggcagcagggtagaaatccatcacggagcagagcaggcggccggggccgggctgggagctCGAGGGGGGAACCAGCGAGATGGACAcgctggggggcactgggagagacagagagagcggggacacactgggatcagctggggggcactgggagagagaagggagggctgggaatggactgAAATGGACTCGGAGTGACAGGGAATGGATTGGGGAATGTGGTGGGAGGGATTGGGGATGGGCTCGGATGGATTGGGAATGTGCTCGGAGGgagtgggagagactgggagggagTTGGGTGACACAGAGAGATGGGAAGgaatgggggaactgggagagaGGGTGGAGTTCTAAGAGTGAACTGTGAATGAACTGGGAagagactgggaatggactgggagagactggggagGAACTGGGCATGGTCTTGGAGGGACTGgaatggcactgggagggatcttggtggcactgggaggaacCGGGAATAAAGTGCGCGGCACTGGGAGGCCGAGTCCGGCGCGAGGCACTCCGTGCTGCGGGTCTCCCTGGAAACAGATGAGTCATGAACATGATACGATCTCATTGGTTGCCAAGCGTCAACTTTACGGGTCGCTGAAATGGACGCGCGGGGGGGCACCggcagggactgggaggatCTGGAGACCCCGGGGGTCGGCACAaggagggctgagggctctgggccGATGCCCAGGGAGATTTTGAGGGGCTCCAGGGTTACTGGCAGGGCAGGCCCCGAGGGGACGCACTCTCCCTCGTGCTCACCTCGGCGCTCCGTGATGAACGGGGTAAAATTCTTGTACCAGCACCGGCAGAACCAGTCAACCGCAGTCCGTCTGTCCTCCATGAATACCGCGTTGCTGTTCCAGCGCTTGGCCAACTTCTCCCCATAGCGGGTGAACCCCACAAAGTGCCCCACGTCGCTGTCGAACATTATGAACTGATCCCGGTTGTAGATGGATCTCTGGACGTACTTCACCTTCTCCGTGCCGTTAATGAAGTAACACTCGGACTTTGTCATCCTCTGGAACACCCCTGAGTGTGCAGGACACAGGTCAGGGGGTGCCAACCCACCACCCTCtcccagcatccccagagctccgGGCCCACCCCGGATCCCCACTCCGCACAACCTGCGCCCCTCGGCCGCCATGGGACCCTCCTGCCCGCGCTGCCGCTTCCTCTTTGCCGcccttcccccatttccccttccACATCGTCTCCCCTCCCACCTCCGGCCGCTCCCCAAATCACTTCTGGGGTCCCATTTCCCGATTTTCCCACAAATTTCCCAATCCCCAGCCCCGTCCCGCTCAGATATGGTGTCCCACCTCCGCTTTTGCCCCTTCCCCACCCTCTCCCacagctccctctcctccccccaCACCTCAGGCCCTCCCGCTCTCCCTTAGGGggtcccctcctcctccccctccattCCGGGTTCCCcccttctcccccttctccccccctgtcccagcgCCTCCCGCCTCCCGCTCACCCGAGAGCTCCGCGCCCGCAGCCGGGGgggctcccagcaccaccagtgccaccagcagggccccagctgtcGCCCCTCGCCCcatggccggggccgggcagggagcagcagccccaaagcagccgcGCTGCGCTGGGAGCGCCAGTCCGAAGCAGGGCGGGCTCGGCAGCGCCGCGCGCTCTCATTGGCTGCCGCAGCTTTTGGGGAGCGATCGGCCACGGGCTCTGCCCGGCAACCGATGAGGCAATCCAACGCCCCGAGATCTCATTGGCTAAGATGCCGCCTGCCTGCGCTCCCATTGGCTGAGGCGTTTCCGGGACGCTGCAGCCccggaggggttttttttgggcaGGGGAACCTTGGGgcgctgggcaggtgggagctCAGGTGAGCCCAGCAATGCGTGCCCAGGTGCGCGGCATCTCAGGGCTGCCCGTGGCGAGCGGTGACGCGGGCCTGATGccaggcacccccagagccgctctgtccctacccccgcagccgcacagggacagaaaatggAGCCGAGGATTCCTGCGTGGGGACAAGGACCGGGAGAGATCCCGCAG from Zonotrichia albicollis isolate bZonAlb1 chromosome 31, bZonAlb1.hap1, whole genome shotgun sequence harbors:
- the LOC141725747 gene encoding class II histocompatibility antigen, B-L beta chain-like yields the protein MGRGATAGALLVALVVLGAPPAAGAELSGVFQRMTKSECYFINGTEKVKYVQRSIYNRDQFIMFDSDVGHFVGFTRYGEKLAKRWNSNAVFMEDRRTAVDWFCRCWYKNFTPFITERRVPPSVSISLVPPSSSQPGPGRLLCSVMDFYPAAIQVRWFQGQQELSEHVVATDVAPNEDWTYQLLVLLETPTRRGLSYSCQVERVSLEQPLRRHWEMPPDAARIKILMGIRGFVLGLVFPVLGLGFSLRKKVRAGAGGGVPAVAERVRSRRGPQPGVTPFSLPTELLSQRRPQPLPVGSDAAKDGTQEQEDARGRLGRTAQTLCEFITCPWQEETAGVGTGVLAKLPFLDAETGAAMLDLLVEKGVSNPTQVSSLGKGSMAPTVVWHLQPALPGSLGL